Genomic DNA from Alicyclobacillus fastidiosus:
GATGAAGCCGAGGTTCTGTTGATGTATGGCGTCGTGAGTACGCTCACGGCACTCGCGAAGCACGGGATCCAACTGGGCGATGGAGATTATCGCTACGTCATTCAAATGGCCAAGTCGAATGACCTGGAGAGCGTCATCGATATTTACACGACGGAAATCGGAATGACGTATAAAGGCAAGGCGATACGCGTCAAAACGTTAGGCCAACGCCATTATGTGAACGCGATTGGGCGCAATGACATCGTGTTCGGCGTCGGTCCGGCAGGTACGGGCAAGACGTACCTTGCAGTTGCCATGGCCGTGATGGCACTCAAGCGCGGCGAAGTCAAGCGCATCGTGTTGACGCGACCGGCGGTAGAGGCGGGCGAAAAGCTCGGATTTTTGCCGGGGGATCTGCAGGAGAAGGTCGACCCGTACTTGCGCCCCTTGTACGACGCGCTATACGATATTTACGGGCTGGAACAGGTCCAGCGCGCGTTGGAGCGCGGCAATATCGAGATCGCACCTCTCGCCTACATGCGCGGGCGGACGCTGGATGACAGTTACGTGATTTTAGATGAGGCTCAGAACACCACGGCGGAGCAGATGAAGATGTTCCTGACCCGACTTGGCTTTCACTCGAAAATGGTCATCACGGGTGACGTTACGCAGATTGACTTGCCCACCGGCAAGACGTCAGGTCTCATTCACGCCCACAAGGTGTTGAAAGACGTGGCAGGCATTCATTTTCATATGTTCTCCGCGTCGGATGTCGTCCGCCACCATCTTGTTCAAAAGATCATTGACGCATATAGTGTAGCTGACGAGAGAGGGCCGTCCGCGATTGTCTGACAATCTGCGGACGGCTGCTTTCCATCATGCGCGGTCCGTCGGCGCACCCTCGTGCCGGCCAGCGCGGTGAGATTCAGTATATGCGTCAGTATGGGAATTTAAGGGAGAATGGATCATGTTCTTTTCGCGATGGGGACAAACCATCCGTGAGTATTTAGATGACGCCAGGTTTCGCGAGAACAGTCGAATCCGGCTGATCATCTATCTTGCTTTAGGCGTTGTCATGTTCGCGATTCTTGTTGGCAGCATCCTGCCTCCACGGTATCATTTTACAATTGGTCAAACGAGTCCTGTCACCATTCGGTCGCCTATCACCACGGTGGATAGCGCTGCCACACAGGCAGCCAAAGAAGCGGCTGAACAAAAGGTTCCTAAGCAGTATGAGCAGTCGACGCAGGTCGAGACGGACGCGGTGAATCAGGTCGATACCTTTTTTGCCACCGCGGCGCAGGTGGTCTCGAGCAAGTCGATGCCTACGTCGCAAAAGCTCGACACTTTGTCTAGCTCCGCGCCCAAGGGCGTCTCGCAATCGACTTTGCAGGCGCTGCTCACGGAGTCGCCAGCGCAGATCAACACCCTGCAAAAAGACGCTGACCGCATTGTCAACGACCTGTTAGGCGCGCCCTTTTATCAGGAGTCGATGCAGCAGGCCGGGCTATTGGTGGATCGACAGTTGCTCGACAATTTCGATCTCGACAAAGCCTCTCGACTCATCGTTCAAAACGTAGTTGTCAGCGTACTGAAGCCGAACATGGTGTACCAGGCGGCCGCGACACAGCGCGCTAAGCAGCAGGCTGCGGCGACAGTGCCTGACGTCATGATCCACCAGGGCGATTTGATCGTCTCCAAGTACGGCATTATCACCGCGAGTGTGCTCAGTCGGCTGCAGGACGTGGGCGTCTATGCCCAGCACCCGAACTTTGGTGTGGCCATCGGCTTTGCGGCATTCATCGCGCTTTCCATTGGCTTGCTGGCGGCGTACGTCGAGCGCAGATCGCCGCGCAGGCGATTGGATAACCTCATGTTGAGCATCCTCGGCCTCGTGTTCGTCCTGATGTCGATTCTCATCGTACTCACGAAATGGGTGGCTAACACGGCGGGTACGACGTCTGTCGCCTACGTTCTGCCGATTTCTCTTGGTGCGATGCTGATCACCGTCATGATGGATTCGTCTCTGGCCGTTGTGGCTTCGTTTTACTTTTCGTTTTTGCTCGGCGCGTCGCTCAGTTTTAATTACGATTTTGTGTTTTATGGCTTTGTGGCCTCTTTGGTCGGTGCGTACAGCGTGGCAAAGGTGACGAGCAGAGGTACGTTCATGCGCGCAGGCTTCTTTGTCTCGTTGATGAATGTGGGTGCGGTCATCACCCTGCACTTGCTGCAGACGAACCGCAGCGAAGACTTTCACTCATTCTCATTACATATCGGGCTCGCCGCGTTAAACGGAATTATTGCTGCGATTCTCGCGATGGGTGTCCTGCCGTTCTTCGAGACGGCTTTCGGCCTATTGACGCCGATTCGCCTGCTCGAGCTGTCCAACCCGAACAACCCTTTGTTGCGGCAGGTTTTGATGGAGGCGCCGGGCACTTATCACCACAGTCTCATCGTTGGGAACTTGGCGGAGGCAGCCGCGGAAATCGTCGGAGCCGATCCGCTCTTGTGCAGAGTCGGAGCCTATTATCACGATGTGGGGAAGACCAAGCGACCGGCTTTCTTCGTAGAAAATCAGATGACGAAAGAGAACCCGCATGATAAAATCGCCCCGAGTTTGAGTCATCTCATCATTACGTCGCACGTGAGCGACGGGCTCGAGATGCAGAAAAAGGCTGGGTTGCCAAAGCCGATTCAAGATATTTGTGCAACGCACCACGGCACGACAATCCTGTGGTACTTCTTTAACAAGGCGAAGGAATTGGATAAAAACGGAACGGTTAAGGTGGACGATTTCCGTTATCCAGGGCCGAAACCGAAAACGCGCGAGTGCGCCATTCTCATGATTTGCGACGCCGTGGAAGCCGCGGTTCGAAGCATGGCCCGACCGACGCCTAACCGCGTGGAAGGCGTGATTCGCAAAATCATCCGGGACCGCTTGCAGGACGGTCAATTGGACGAATGTGATTTGACATTACAGGACCTCGATGTCATGATTGGCGCCTTTATGAAGACACTAAAAGGTGTTTATCATTCACGCATCGAGTATCCTGACATCGATAAACTTCGGAAGGAAGTCGCGAAATGAGTGCCGAGCGTTTAGACGTGGCGATTGACGCCCATGTCGATTGGCCTTTGGTTGGAACGGAAATGGAATCTTTTACGCGAAACATTTTAGAAGCTGCGGCAGACCGCTTGGACGTTTCAGGCGAGGTGTCTGTGCTCTACGTGGACGACGCGGAGATCCACGAACTGAATCGCACTTACCGCGATGTCGATCGGCCGACAGATGTCCTCTCGTTTGCGATGACCGAGGGTGAGGATGACTTCCCGGACTTCGAGGCCCCGACCATGCTTGGAG
This window encodes:
- a CDS encoding PhoH family protein, yielding MTDNQTVRKWVFATNEEAVRVLGPNDTLLARLDQSFSAKVTMRGTEVVFTGDEAEVLLMYGVVSTLTALAKHGIQLGDGDYRYVIQMAKSNDLESVIDIYTTEIGMTYKGKAIRVKTLGQRHYVNAIGRNDIVFGVGPAGTGKTYLAVAMAVMALKRGEVKRIVLTRPAVEAGEKLGFLPGDLQEKVDPYLRPLYDALYDIYGLEQVQRALERGNIEIAPLAYMRGRTLDDSYVILDEAQNTTAEQMKMFLTRLGFHSKMVITGDVTQIDLPTGKTSGLIHAHKVLKDVAGIHFHMFSASDVVRHHLVQKIIDAYSVADERGPSAIV
- a CDS encoding HDIG domain-containing protein, yielding MFFSRWGQTIREYLDDARFRENSRIRLIIYLALGVVMFAILVGSILPPRYHFTIGQTSPVTIRSPITTVDSAATQAAKEAAEQKVPKQYEQSTQVETDAVNQVDTFFATAAQVVSSKSMPTSQKLDTLSSSAPKGVSQSTLQALLTESPAQINTLQKDADRIVNDLLGAPFYQESMQQAGLLVDRQLLDNFDLDKASRLIVQNVVVSVLKPNMVYQAAATQRAKQQAAATVPDVMIHQGDLIVSKYGIITASVLSRLQDVGVYAQHPNFGVAIGFAAFIALSIGLLAAYVERRSPRRRLDNLMLSILGLVFVLMSILIVLTKWVANTAGTTSVAYVLPISLGAMLITVMMDSSLAVVASFYFSFLLGASLSFNYDFVFYGFVASLVGAYSVAKVTSRGTFMRAGFFVSLMNVGAVITLHLLQTNRSEDFHSFSLHIGLAALNGIIAAILAMGVLPFFETAFGLLTPIRLLELSNPNNPLLRQVLMEAPGTYHHSLIVGNLAEAAAEIVGADPLLCRVGAYYHDVGKTKRPAFFVENQMTKENPHDKIAPSLSHLIITSHVSDGLEMQKKAGLPKPIQDICATHHGTTILWYFFNKAKELDKNGTVKVDDFRYPGPKPKTRECAILMICDAVEAAVRSMARPTPNRVEGVIRKIIRDRLQDGQLDECDLTLQDLDVMIGAFMKTLKGVYHSRIEYPDIDKLRKEVAK
- the ybeY gene encoding rRNA maturation RNase YbeY codes for the protein MESFTRNILEAAADRLDVSGEVSVLYVDDAEIHELNRTYRDVDRPTDVLSFAMTEGEDDFPDFEAPTMLGDIVISVDKAREQAEEYGHSLEREMAFLLVHGFLHLNGYDHQDDAGEREMFGLQDEILGTLGITR